GCCCCGCAAACGCAGGCCGGGGAAGCCGGTCCCGCCATCGCGGCGCGGCGCTTCGGTCTGCAACCAATACAGCAGCGCTAGGCTCAGCTGTTTCGCCCGGGCGACGTGCTGCGCAGCCTGCTCCTCGGTCACACCCACAAGATTGCCCAGCAGGTAATCGTTCTGCGGCCAATTGATCAGACTGATATCGCCGGCGAAATGCCCCGGTTCAAACAGCGTCGCGTCGATGATCCGCCGATAGGTCCAGAGGTTCAATGCACCATCGACCGACTTGCCTCCCGCCGGATCAAAGCCCAGCTTTTTGGGAACGCCCGTCGGTGGGTGGGTGTAGGTGAAGTCGAGCAGCTTGCCCGGCCAAGGGGGAGTCAATTGGGGAACGTAGTCACGCCAGAATCGATATTCTTCGGGGCGATCGATCGTGTGGTTTTCACCGGCCAGATGATCGATGGCAAAGCAGACGGTGAACGCCTGCTGGTTGTTCGGATCGGCGACCTCCGCCGCGTGCATCTCGTTAGTCTCCGACTGCGCTTCCGCTCCGGTGACAAACTCGGTTTGGGTCAACGGCAACAGATCGCCAAGCTCCGACGCATCGATGAAATACTTGCCACGCAAGACCGTCGCTTCACCGGTCTTCGCGCTGCGAACGCTCACCGCCGACACGCGGTCGCGATCAACTTCCGCGGACGTCGGCACATGTTGCAGCAACACGACCAATTGCCCCGATTGCTCGTAGGGCATCAGCCATTGTTCCAGAACGGCTAACGCCACCCGCGGTTCGCAGCACAGCTTTGAAACGTTCCCGTTGCCGGGGTTCAGTCGCGGGTTGGCGCGGGCGGCGTCGGTCAACGGATAGTGATCGCGATAGTATTGGCGAATCTGCGACCGGAAGTTGCGATACGACTGATTTGCACCGTTCGTTTCGATTCGGGCGTTCTCGTCTGGCGGAACTGCTTGGCTTGTCAACTGGCCACCGATCCATTCGGTCGGTTCGGTCATGACCACTTTAACACCACTGCGAAGCGCGGCGATCGCTGCGGCACATCCGCCAAGGCCACCGCCGATGATCACGACGTCCGCCTCTCGTTCCGGTTCGGACTGGGCGAACAGAGGAGCGGGCATCGACGCGACCGAGGCAGCCGCCAAACTGGCTTGGATCCAGCCCCGGCGGTTGATGTTGCTGTTCGAGATATTCATGGCAGGAGGAGTGCGAAGGTGGGATCGGGGGATGACTTTGGTGAACGGCGACGGTGACGACGTCCAACCTCGTGAGTGTCGGATCGATCATCATACCGAGACTTGTACGACATCTCCAGTCTTTTTGACGGCTACGTTTCCGTCGCCCCCGTCACCGCAGACACCACGCAGCGATTGCACTCCGCTGCCCCGGGGGCCCAATGCCCCGCAAGGGCGATCGGGGCGTGATTTACGTCGCACAACCGATACCGATCTCGATTTTCCAATTGGGATTGGAGGGTAAAAGCTGACGATCGTGCAGCAGGGGCCGATCTTGGTTATTATTAGGCCTGCATAAAAAACGCTTTTGGCGGCTGGCTGGCCAATGCTGACACATCAAGGGTGCCAGCTGCCACGCTGACACTGTAAAAACAGTTTAAAAATCAATGACTCCATAAGGATTTGCCTCATGTCCGTATCTCGCAAAACAACCTCGCGCCGTCGCTTCCTGCAGGGAACCGCTGCCGCCGGTGCCGCGGCCTTCGTCGCCCCTTCGGCCAACCGCGCCTTCGCCTTGCAATCGCCCAACGAACGCCCCGTCTTCGCGACGATCGGACTGCGAAACCAAGGTTGGGGAATCACCAACAAGTCGTTCAAATTCGCCGACTTCGCCGCTCTGGCCGATGTCGATTCGAACGTCTTGGGGGCCAACCTTGCCAAAGCGGAAGAGAAGCAAAAGAAGAAGCTCGACGGCTACAAAGACTACCGCGAAATTCTGGACCGCAAAGACATCGACGCGGTGATGATCGCGACTCCAGATCACTGGCACACCAAGATCTCGGTCGAAGCGATGTATGCCGGCAAAGACGTCTACTGCGAGAAGCCGCTGACGCTGACGATCGCCGAAGGCAAACTGATCGAGAAGGTCGTCAAAGAGACCGGCCGTGTCTTCCAGGTCGGCACGATGCAGCGGACCGAATCGGGACAGCGCTTCCTGCAAGCGATCGCGTTGGTCAAAGCGGGGCGGATCGGTACGGTCAAGAAAGTAACCTGTGGCATCGGCGGCATGGTGGCTTCCCCCGTGATCCCGGTCGCCGAAGTGCCAAAGGAAATCGATTGGGACTTCTGGCTCGGCCCAGCGCCTAAAGTCGACTACCGCGCTCTCCCCGAGATGCGTCAAGGTTATGGCGGCGGCGTGCCGTTGTACAGCAACTGCCACTACTCGTTCCGTAACTGGCACGAATACTCCGGCGGTAAACTGACCGACTGGGGCGCCCACCACGTCGATATCGCCTGTTGGGCGCTGGGAGCCAGCGACACCGGCCCCAGCAAGATCACGCCGTTGGAATACAGCCTGCCTGTCGAATACAAAGACGGCACCCCTGTGGTCCACGATCAATACAATACAGCGACCAGCTTCAAGATCCAGGTCGACATGCCCAACGATGTCGAAATGATCATCAACAGCGCTGGCGATAACGGCATCATGTTCGAAGGAACCGAAGGCCGGTTCTTCGTCAACCGCGGCAAGATCGTCGGCGCTCCCGTCGAAGCACTCAAGGAAAATCCGTTGCCCGAAGGAGCGATCGAAGAGGTCTACGGCGGCGCGGTCAGCGAGAACCACACAGCCAACTTTATCGAAGCGATGAAGTCGCGGAAGCAACCGATCTCCGACGTCTGGTCGCACAACCGGATGCTCGAGATCTGTCACCTGTCGAATATCGCGATGCGTTTGGATCGCGAACTCAAGTGGGATCCAACCAAGCGTGAGATCGTTGGCGACGACCAAGCCAATGCGTTTTTGTCGCGAGAAGATCGCAAGGGTTACGAGATCAACATGTAACCGCTTGCCGGCGTTCGCTCAGCCGCCACACTCGGCGGCTGTCGCGCTGGCTGACAATTTCGCGAACCCGCGTCACGCAATATCGTGGCGCGTGGCGAACCTACTTTTCATCTTCCGCCGAGATCGCGTACAGCTTGTCGCCGCGGCGGAGAATCAAATAGGGCGATGCGGCGGCAGCAGCATACAAAACGCTGCCGCTGCGAACGCCTTCGCCCGATTCGGCTTCTGCATCCCAGCAGCGATTGCTGGCGATCTCTTTGCCCTCGGTCAACGAGACGACCGAGGTCGTTCCCTTGTTGCCGAACAGATAGATCCGGTCTCCCGAAACGATCGGCGTCGCCCAGATCCCGCCCGCGGCGGTCCGAGCGATCGATACCTGATCGCCGGTCTGCAGGTCCAATCGGTACAGGACTCCAGTGCGGTTGACGATCGCCGCGGTCTCGCCGGCAACGACGGGGCTTCCGAAAGTGGAAGTCGCTTTTTTCGCTTGCCACTTATAGGCGGCGGTGAACTTGCCATCCTCCCCCTTGCTGATTTCGATCAGCCCGTTGGACGCTGCCGCAGCCCCGGCGGCGGTCTCGCCTCGCCCATCCGAAGCGCCGATCAAGAACTGTCCGTCGCCAACAGGCATCGGCGTGCACGAGGTGTTGTTGGAGATCTCGTCGAATTCCCACAACCGCTCGCCGCTGGCGGGATCGAGTCCCACGATCTTGCCGCTGGCGCTGCAGACCAAATGGTGCGACGAACCAACGGGGATCAAGCGAGGCGATGCCCATGAGGTCGCACCGACACCCGGAGCCTTCCAAACCACTTCGCCATCGGTTTTGTTGAGTGCCAAGATGTACGGCTCTTCGCCTCGTTCAACCCACACAAAAACCAAGTGGTTGTTCTGTTCCAACGAAGCGGACAAACCGTGCCGCGCTTCGATCTTGCCATACTCCGCCACCAGGTCTTTCTGCCACAGCATTTTCCCTTCGGGGGACAACGCGATCAATGCGCCTCCTTCGAAAAAGGCGATGTAGCCGGTGTCGGTCGCGATGGCTGTCGGAGCGGCTCGGCTGACCATCGGCGTGTTCTTAAAGGGAGATGGATTCTTCAGATCGACCTGCCATCGCAGATCGCCACTAGCGCAGTCGTATGCCGACACGTGGTAGTCGTCTTTGTTCTCGCCGCTGGTCGACGTGACGACGATCTGGTCGTGAGCCACGATGGGAGCGGATTGGCCGTAGCCGACGATATCGGCGGTCCAAGCGATGTTCTGATCGGGAGCCCAATGCGTCGGCAGCTTCACTTCCGCAGCGACAGCCTGCCCGCCGTTTTGAAACTCAGGCCAACTCGGCGGCGCGGCGACCACATCGATCGCGGCGGCAAAGGAAACAAGAAGCCCCAGAGGGAGCGAGAATCGATGAAAATCGGACATTTGTAGACTCAGCGGCAGTAGGTGATGATGCGAACCCGTTGGAGCTGGCTACAAATACGTTGGCTGGCTGGGCTTTTTAAATTTCGCTAATGAGAATGCATCTCATTAGGCTGCCGATTGTCACCGGCCGCGTCCCGTCTGTCAATGACAACCTTTTCGCGAGATCGCAAAACTATCACTCCCCGCGGGTCGGAGCTGGTCCGATGAAGGAAGCTACTCCAGCTCGCGACCCTGCAGATTCCGGACTAGGAACTTAGCCCGGCGGCGGTTGGCGTAGGGAGTTTCGGCAGCGCCGTGGCCAACGCTGGGCATCACCAGCAACTCAAAGTCTTTGTCCGCTTGGATCAACGCGTCGGCAACCTGCATCGTCGACGCGGGGTCGACATTTTTATCGATCTCGCCAACGATCAGCATCAGTTTCCCCTGCATACGGTGAGCGTGGTCGACGTTGCTGCTGTCGGCGTACGACGCGTCGACGGGCCATCCCATCCATTGCTCGTTCCACCAGATCTTGTCCATCCGGTTGTCGTGGCATCCGCAATCGGCGACCGCTACGTCGTACAGATCGTGATGGTCGATCAGCGCACGCATCGCGCTTT
Above is a genomic segment from Rosistilla ulvae containing:
- a CDS encoding outer membrane protein assembly factor BamB family protein — its product is MSDFHRFSLPLGLLVSFAAAIDVVAAPPSWPEFQNGGQAVAAEVKLPTHWAPDQNIAWTADIVGYGQSAPIVAHDQIVVTSTSGENKDDYHVSAYDCASGDLRWQVDLKNPSPFKNTPMVSRAAPTAIATDTGYIAFFEGGALIALSPEGKMLWQKDLVAEYGKIEARHGLSASLEQNNHLVFVWVERGEEPYILALNKTDGEVVWKAPGVGATSWASPRLIPVGSSHHLVCSASGKIVGLDPASGERLWEFDEISNNTSCTPMPVGDGQFLIGASDGRGETAAGAAAASNGLIEISKGEDGKFTAAYKWQAKKATSTFGSPVVAGETAAIVNRTGVLYRLDLQTGDQVSIARTAAGGIWATPIVSGDRIYLFGNKGTTSVVSLTEGKEIASNRCWDAEAESGEGVRSGSVLYAAAAASPYLILRRGDKLYAISAEDEK
- a CDS encoding Gfo/Idh/MocA family protein, which codes for MSVSRKTTSRRRFLQGTAAAGAAAFVAPSANRAFALQSPNERPVFATIGLRNQGWGITNKSFKFADFAALADVDSNVLGANLAKAEEKQKKKLDGYKDYREILDRKDIDAVMIATPDHWHTKISVEAMYAGKDVYCEKPLTLTIAEGKLIEKVVKETGRVFQVGTMQRTESGQRFLQAIALVKAGRIGTVKKVTCGIGGMVASPVIPVAEVPKEIDWDFWLGPAPKVDYRALPEMRQGYGGGVPLYSNCHYSFRNWHEYSGGKLTDWGAHHVDIACWALGASDTGPSKITPLEYSLPVEYKDGTPVVHDQYNTATSFKIQVDMPNDVEMIINSAGDNGIMFEGTEGRFFVNRGKIVGAPVEALKENPLPEGAIEEVYGGAVSENHTANFIEAMKSRKQPISDVWSHNRMLEICHLSNIAMRLDRELKWDPTKREIVGDDQANAFLSREDRKGYEINM
- a CDS encoding FAD-dependent oxidoreductase, which encodes MNISNSNINRRGWIQASLAAASVASMPAPLFAQSEPEREADVVIIGGGLGGCAAAIAALRSGVKVVMTEPTEWIGGQLTSQAVPPDENARIETNGANQSYRNFRSQIRQYYRDHYPLTDAARANPRLNPGNGNVSKLCCEPRVALAVLEQWLMPYEQSGQLVVLLQHVPTSAEVDRDRVSAVSVRSAKTGEATVLRGKYFIDASELGDLLPLTQTEFVTGAEAQSETNEMHAAEVADPNNQQAFTVCFAIDHLAGENHTIDRPEEYRFWRDYVPQLTPPWPGKLLDFTYTHPPTGVPKKLGFDPAGGKSVDGALNLWTYRRIIDATLFEPGHFAGDISLINWPQNDYLLGNLVGVTEEQAAQHVARAKQLSLALLYWLQTEAPRRDGGTGFPGLRLRGDLVGTEDGMAMAPYVRESRRIRGEFTVLEEHVGREQRAAVSGKSIKSVKAARFEDSVGIGSYPIDLHPTSAGNNYIDFASLQFQVPLGALLPVRMRNLIPACKNIGTTHVTNGCYRLHPVEWGIGEAAGALVAHAMQTHQTPHAIRANPKRLADFQNQIRKQGMATEWT